The uncultured Ilyobacter sp. genome has a segment encoding these proteins:
- a CDS encoding MarR family winged helix-turn-helix transcriptional regulator encodes MDIKNSVIGETCAIGIMTYITEEFGVYLEKELKRRKIPIQRKHAGLFMILFFKSNKIEFKELAHIWRKSKSTLCDITSKYADQKLIKKTNCCSDKRNVYIEITEEGLKYKKDFDEISGDFLEKATSTLSKDKVEELKFILDKMIKVFI; translated from the coding sequence ATGGATATAAAAAATTCTGTTATAGGTGAAACTTGTGCCATAGGGATTATGACCTATATAACTGAAGAATTCGGAGTGTATCTTGAAAAAGAACTTAAAAGAAGAAAAATCCCAATACAAAGAAAACATGCCGGACTTTTTATGATTTTGTTTTTTAAAAGTAACAAGATAGAATTTAAAGAATTGGCTCACATATGGAGAAAATCAAAATCCACACTCTGTGACATTACATCTAAATATGCAGACCAAAAACTTATAAAAAAAACAAACTGCTGTTCAGATAAAAGAAATGTGTATATTGAAATTACTGAAGAGGGTCTTAAATATAAGAAAGATTTTGATGAGATAAGCGGTGACTTTTTAGAAAAAGCTACTTCAACTCTCTCTAAGGATAAAGTTGAAGAATTAAAATTTATTTTGGATAAAATGATTAAGGTTTTTATATAA
- the ligA gene encoding NAD-dependent DNA ligase LigA: protein MENILEKATKIKERIDKYNYYYYVKNESLVSDIEYDKLLKELEEIERKNPEIKDELSPTNQVGSSLSDTKFQKVEHKKPMLSLSNTYNIKDVEDFHQRIDKILSKLKEDESKKVTDYALELKLDGVSISVHYKNGKLVKGVTRGDGTVGEDVTENILEIKSIPKYLKENIDIEARGEIVLPLSEFEKLNQIRYDRGEDLFANPRNAASGTLRQLDSKIVAERNLDCYFYFLADCDKLGIERHSESMEFLEKIGLKTTGVCDLCSSIEELEDRIRYWENNRGVLDYETDGLVVKVNLVELWDKLGATTKSPRWAISYKFPAKQVTTTLKNITWQVGRTGKVTPVAELEEVEVSGSKVKRASLHNFDEIVRKDVRIGDRVFIEKAAEIIPQVVKVVKEARTGEEKEIVPPVICPECGTELKKEEGLIDLRCPNEKCPAKVRGQIEYFVSRDAMNINGLGKKIVERFIEIGKIKDVTDIYDLHFYKDELKSLEKMGEKSVENLLKSIEDSKKREYPKTLYALGIPHVGKFLASLLAKESKSISRLSQMSIEELLEIDDVGKKVAESVYSAFRNEGFLERVKKLKNYGVNFKIEETEDVDKTFNEKFKDKTFLATGKLELFTREGIKEYIESLGGKNLSGVSKKLDYLIVGEKAGSKLKKAEELKTVEILTEAEFLEMTKIAEN, encoded by the coding sequence ATGGAAAATATTTTGGAAAAGGCCACTAAAATCAAAGAGAGGATAGATAAATATAACTATTATTATTATGTGAAAAACGAAAGTCTGGTGTCGGATATAGAGTATGATAAGCTTCTGAAAGAGTTAGAAGAGATAGAAAGAAAAAATCCGGAGATAAAAGACGAACTTTCTCCAACAAATCAGGTAGGTTCTAGCTTGAGTGACACAAAATTCCAGAAGGTAGAGCATAAGAAGCCGATGCTTAGTCTGTCGAACACTTATAATATAAAAGATGTGGAAGATTTCCATCAGAGAATCGATAAAATCCTGAGTAAACTAAAAGAGGATGAATCTAAAAAGGTTACAGATTATGCTCTAGAGCTGAAGCTTGACGGAGTTTCAATAAGTGTCCACTATAAAAACGGTAAGCTTGTAAAAGGTGTAACCAGGGGAGACGGTACAGTGGGGGAGGATGTGACGGAAAACATCTTGGAGATAAAATCCATTCCCAAGTACCTAAAAGAAAATATAGATATAGAGGCAAGAGGAGAGATAGTCCTTCCTTTAAGTGAGTTTGAAAAGTTGAACCAAATAAGATATGACAGAGGAGAGGATCTTTTTGCAAATCCGAGAAATGCTGCAAGTGGTACCCTGAGACAGCTAGATTCTAAAATAGTCGCCGAAAGAAACTTAGACTGTTATTTTTACTTTCTGGCAGACTGCGATAAACTGGGGATAGAAAGACACTCTGAGAGTATGGAATTTTTGGAAAAGATAGGACTTAAAACCACTGGAGTCTGTGATCTATGCAGCAGTATAGAAGAATTGGAAGACAGAATAAGATACTGGGAAAATAACAGGGGAGTACTAGACTATGAGACCGACGGTCTTGTGGTAAAGGTTAACCTAGTAGAATTATGGGATAAATTGGGGGCTACAACAAAGAGTCCTAGATGGGCGATCTCATATAAATTTCCAGCAAAACAGGTAACGACTACTCTAAAGAATATTACCTGGCAGGTTGGAAGAACAGGTAAGGTAACTCCTGTGGCTGAGCTAGAAGAGGTGGAAGTTTCTGGCAGTAAAGTAAAACGAGCTAGCCTGCATAATTTTGATGAGATAGTAAGAAAAGATGTGAGAATAGGCGACAGGGTATTTATAGAAAAAGCAGCAGAGATAATCCCTCAGGTGGTCAAGGTAGTAAAAGAGGCCAGAACCGGAGAGGAAAAAGAGATAGTGCCTCCTGTAATCTGTCCAGAATGCGGGACAGAACTAAAAAAGGAGGAGGGGCTCATAGATTTGAGATGTCCCAATGAAAAATGTCCTGCTAAGGTAAGGGGTCAGATAGAATATTTTGTTTCAAGAGATGCCATGAATATAAATGGTCTTGGAAAAAAGATTGTGGAAAGATTTATAGAGATAGGGAAAATAAAAGATGTTACTGATATATATGACTTGCACTTCTACAAAGATGAACTTAAATCCCTGGAAAAAATGGGGGAGAAAAGTGTAGAAAACCTATTGAAATCAATAGAGGACAGTAAGAAAAGAGAGTATCCCAAGACACTTTACGCCTTGGGGATACCTCATGTGGGGAAATTCCTGGCTTCGCTTCTTGCCAAGGAAAGTAAGAGTATTAGCAGACTATCTCAGATGAGTATAGAGGAGCTACTGGAAATTGATGATGTAGGAAAAAAGGTGGCGGAAAGTGTTTACAGTGCTTTTAGAAATGAGGGGTTTTTAGAAAGAGTGAAAAAATTAAAAAACTATGGTGTAAACTTTAAAATAGAAGAGACGGAAGATGTAGATAAAACTTTTAATGAAAAATTTAAAGATAAAACCTTTCTTGCAACTGGCAAATTAGAACTTTTTACTAGAGAAGGGATTAAAGAATATATAGAATCTCTTGGTGGTAAAAATCTTTCAGGAGTTAGTAAAAAGTTAGATTATCTTATAGTGGGTGAAAAAGCTGGTAGTAAGCTGAAAAAAGCAGAAGAACTAAAAACAGTAGAAATATTAACTGAGGCTGAATTTTTAGAAATGACTAAGATCGCAGAGAATTAG
- the secA gene encoding preprotein translocase subunit SecA translates to MIGSLMKKVFGTKNDREIKRIMKIVDEINKLEPQFEGFSDEELKGKTVEFRERVSKGETLDDILVEAFAVVRETSKRVLGMRHYDVQLVGGVVLHEGKITEMKTGEGKTLVATCPVYLNALVDNVHLVTVNDYLAKRDRELMGRIYEFLGLTSGVILNAMPIPDRKAAYECDIVYGTNSEFGFDYLRDNMVSKLEDKVQRKLNFCIVDEVDSILIDEARTPLIISGPAEDTAKWYKIFYQVSQMLVRSYETETIKDPKKKKEMNIPDEKWGDYEVDEKSHNITLTEKGIKRIEEIMKIDNLYSPENVELTHYMNQALRSKELFKRDRDYLVREGEVIIIDEFTGRAMEGRRYSDGLHQALEAKEGVTIAGENQTLASITLQNYFRMYNKLSGMTGTAETEASEFMHTYGLEVVVIPTNKPVIRKDNPDLVYKTHAEKVNAIFDKIEELHKKGQPALVGTISISSSEMLSSHLQKRGIPHNVLNAKFHAKEAEIVAQAGRYGAITIATNMAGRGTDIMLGGNPEFMALEDVSSRDDERYEELLKKYKIQCENEKQKVLEAGGLFILGTERHESRRIDNQLRGRSGRQGDPGASEFYLSLEDDLMRLFGSDRVKAMMEKLGLPEGEPITHNMISKAIANAQKKVESRNFGIRKSLLEFDDVMNKQREAIYKSRNDALAKDDLKSNIAEMVKRTIDSIAVEKLVGEYKEDWDINGFAERINDLYEYKIEDLEEYKGLTVEAYGEKIYNEVMKKYNEREAIFGSDMMRKLEKYMLFEVVDSRWRENLKTLDSLREGIYLRSYGQKDPIVEYKLLSGELYHQMLKTINEETTSFLFKIRIRDEEEELEIKRKETPKNVKYSAGDTPAEEAEKQRHSSKVGRNDPCPCGSGKKYKKCCGRV, encoded by the coding sequence ATGATTGGTTCTTTAATGAAAAAAGTATTTGGAACGAAAAATGACAGAGAGATAAAAAGAATAATGAAAATAGTCGATGAAATCAACAAGCTAGAACCACAGTTTGAAGGTTTTTCCGACGAGGAGTTAAAAGGTAAAACTGTAGAATTTAGAGAAAGAGTGTCAAAGGGAGAAACTCTTGATGATATTCTTGTAGAAGCTTTTGCAGTAGTCAGAGAGACATCGAAAAGAGTTCTCGGGATGAGACATTATGATGTACAGCTTGTAGGAGGAGTTGTCCTTCACGAGGGTAAAATAACTGAGATGAAAACTGGAGAGGGTAAGACTCTAGTGGCCACATGTCCTGTTTATCTAAATGCACTTGTGGATAATGTACATCTGGTAACGGTAAATGATTACTTAGCAAAAAGAGATAGGGAATTAATGGGAAGGATCTATGAATTTTTAGGTCTTACCTCAGGGGTTATACTAAATGCTATGCCTATCCCTGATAGGAAGGCAGCTTATGAATGTGATATTGTCTATGGTACAAATTCAGAGTTTGGATTTGACTATCTGAGAGATAACATGGTCAGCAAGCTAGAGGATAAAGTGCAGAGAAAACTCAACTTCTGTATAGTGGATGAGGTGGATTCCATACTCATAGATGAGGCTAGGACTCCTCTTATAATATCTGGACCGGCTGAAGACACGGCAAAATGGTACAAAATATTCTATCAGGTCTCTCAGATGCTTGTAAGAAGCTATGAAACAGAGACGATAAAAGACCCTAAGAAAAAGAAAGAGATGAATATTCCAGATGAAAAATGGGGCGATTATGAAGTGGATGAAAAATCCCACAACATAACTCTTACAGAAAAGGGAATAAAGAGAATAGAAGAGATAATGAAGATAGACAACCTCTACTCTCCTGAAAACGTAGAACTGACACACTATATGAATCAGGCTCTCAGAAGTAAGGAACTCTTTAAAAGAGACAGAGACTACCTCGTGAGAGAGGGAGAGGTAATAATAATAGATGAATTTACGGGAAGAGCCATGGAGGGAAGAAGATATTCAGACGGTCTTCACCAGGCTCTAGAAGCCAAAGAGGGCGTAACTATAGCAGGAGAAAACCAAACTCTCGCAAGTATAACGCTTCAAAATTATTTTAGAATGTATAATAAACTTTCTGGGATGACAGGTACTGCTGAAACTGAGGCATCTGAATTTATGCATACATACGGATTGGAAGTAGTGGTAATACCTACCAACAAACCTGTCATCAGAAAAGACAATCCAGATCTTGTGTACAAAACTCATGCAGAAAAAGTGAATGCCATTTTTGACAAGATAGAGGAACTACACAAAAAAGGACAGCCTGCACTTGTAGGAACAATTTCAATATCAAGCTCAGAGATGCTGTCTAGCCATCTGCAGAAAAGAGGTATACCCCACAATGTACTAAATGCAAAATTCCATGCCAAGGAAGCTGAAATAGTTGCTCAGGCAGGAAGATACGGAGCCATCACAATAGCTACCAATATGGCAGGTAGAGGAACTGATATCATGCTAGGCGGTAATCCTGAATTTATGGCCCTTGAGGATGTATCTTCAAGAGATGATGAAAGATATGAAGAATTGCTGAAAAAATATAAGATCCAGTGTGAAAATGAAAAACAGAAGGTTCTAGAAGCTGGGGGACTGTTTATACTAGGAACTGAAAGACATGAATCTAGAAGAATAGATAACCAGCTGAGAGGTAGATCTGGAAGACAGGGAGACCCTGGAGCTTCTGAATTCTATCTGTCTTTAGAAGATGATCTTATGAGACTATTCGGTTCTGATAGGGTAAAAGCTATGATGGAAAAATTGGGACTTCCAGAGGGAGAGCCTATAACTCATAACATGATAAGTAAGGCAATAGCCAACGCACAGAAGAAAGTAGAATCTAGAAACTTTGGTATCAGAAAATCCCTTCTTGAGTTTGATGACGTTATGAACAAACAAAGAGAAGCAATATATAAGAGTAGAAATGACGCTCTGGCTAAAGATGATCTGAAGTCAAATATTGCCGAAATGGTGAAGAGGACTATAGATAGCATTGCAGTTGAAAAACTTGTGGGAGAATACAAGGAAGACTGGGATATAAATGGATTTGCAGAGAGAATAAATGATTTATATGAATACAAAATCGAAGATTTAGAAGAGTATAAGGGGCTCACTGTAGAAGCTTACGGTGAAAAGATTTACAATGAGGTTATGAAAAAGTACAATGAGAGAGAAGCTATTTTTGGAAGCGACATGATGAGAAAGCTTGAAAAATATATGCTCTTCGAAGTTGTAGATTCAAGATGGAGAGAGAATTTAAAAACTTTAGACTCACTTAGAGAGGGGATATACCTGAGATCTTACGGCCAAAAAGATCCTATTGTAGAGTATAAGCTGCTTTCAGGAGAACTTTATCATCAGATGTTAAAGACAATCAATGAGGAGACCACTTCATTCTTATTTAAGATAAGAATAAGAGATGAAGAAGAGGAGCTTGAGATAAAGAGAAAAGAGACTCCTAAAAATGTAAAATACAGTGCAGGAGATACTCCGGCAGAAGAGGCAGAAAAACAGAGACACTCAAGCAAAGTGGGGAGAAATGACCCTTGTCCTTGTGGAAGCGGGAAAAAGTATAAAAAATGTTGTGGAAGAGTATAA
- a CDS encoding cysteine-rich CWC family protein, giving the protein MKNKNDICPLCGKENNCATAAGSDPYSCWCMTLKVPEELLERIPEKIRGKACVCKECVEKYLKEK; this is encoded by the coding sequence GTGAAAAATAAAAATGACATATGCCCACTTTGTGGGAAAGAGAACAACTGTGCTACGGCTGCAGGTTCAGATCCTTATAGCTGCTGGTGCATGACTCTAAAAGTTCCTGAGGAACTTTTAGAGAGGATACCAGAAAAGATAAGGGGAAAAGCCTGTGTCTGTAAGGAATGCGTGGAAAAATATTTAAAAGAAAAATAG